From the genome of Flavobacterium ovatum, one region includes:
- a CDS encoding ferredoxin--NADP reductase, which translates to MPSFLKLIIKEVKRETASAVSILFNVPEELKSGYTFLAGQYVNLRLTLDGNEIRRAYSICSSPESGELRIAVKAVKDGAFSQFANTKLKAGDVIEVGKPEGKFTFEPVADKQNRYIAFVSGSGITPVISIIKSVLKSEPKSSFVLVYGNKSPEETIFQQELHDLHLQYVSRFFVDYVYSQVNVENAQFGRIDKSVINFALNNKHKEISFDKFYLCGPEEMINTVSGVLKEKNVKDSAIHFELFTASSQEIEITESLEGHSKITIMVDDEETSFEMSQKQTILEAALKKGIDAPYSCQGGICSSCLARVTVGTAEMKKNSILTDKEIADGLILTCQAHPTSETIYIDYDDV; encoded by the coding sequence ATGCCTTCATTTTTAAAATTAATTATAAAAGAAGTAAAACGTGAAACGGCAAGTGCAGTTTCTATTCTTTTTAATGTTCCTGAAGAATTAAAATCAGGCTACACATTCCTTGCAGGACAATATGTAAATTTAAGATTAACCCTTGACGGAAATGAAATTCGTAGAGCTTATTCTATTTGTTCTTCGCCAGAAAGCGGTGAATTGCGTATTGCCGTAAAAGCGGTTAAAGATGGTGCTTTTTCTCAATTTGCGAATACCAAACTTAAAGCTGGTGATGTTATTGAAGTAGGAAAACCCGAAGGAAAATTCACTTTTGAACCTGTAGCGGACAAACAAAATCGCTATATAGCTTTTGTATCTGGAAGTGGAATCACACCTGTTATTTCCATTATCAAATCAGTACTAAAAAGCGAACCCAAAAGTTCTTTTGTTTTGGTTTACGGAAACAAGTCACCTGAAGAAACTATTTTTCAACAAGAATTACATGATTTGCATTTACAATATGTGAGCCGTTTTTTTGTGGATTATGTCTACAGCCAAGTCAATGTTGAGAATGCTCAGTTTGGTCGAATTGACAAATCAGTTATCAACTTTGCGCTAAACAATAAACACAAAGAGATATCATTTGACAAATTCTATCTATGTGGTCCTGAGGAAATGATCAATACCGTATCTGGAGTATTAAAAGAAAAAAATGTAAAAGATTCAGCTATTCATTTTGAACTTTTCACAGCTTCTTCTCAAGAAATCGAGATTACAGAATCTTTAGAAGGCCATTCAAAAATCACTATAATGGTGGATGATGAAGAAACTAGCTTTGAAATGTCACAAAAGCAAACCATTCTTGAAGCTGCTTTGAAAAAAGGAATCGACGCCCCTTATTCTTGCCAAGGCGGAATTTGCAGCAGTTGTCTTGCTAGAGTAACTGTAGGAACAGCCGAGATGAAGAAAAATTCTATCTTGACAGACAAAGAAATTGCTGATGGATTGATTTTGACTTGTCAAGCACATCCAACATCTGAGACAATCTATATTGATTATGATGACGTTTAA
- a CDS encoding tetratricopeptide repeat protein: protein MKTNIVNSSISLGLFIILGACSTKRDNLLSRNTHALSTKYNILYNGGIGLEKGVAGIEGNDKDNFWKRLPIEKMLFNEELEGVKKPINADFELAEKKATKAIQKHSMNIDGTERNFQTDEAYLLLGKSRYYDQRFIPALDAFNYILYKYPGSSTIYEAKIWREKTNMRLGNDALVVNNIKRLLGNRKLKKQILSDANALLSEAYLNLEEKDSAVAKLVLAEKFTTNNQQRARYHFILGQLYEELSSPEKAIESYESVITMNRKAERKYVIHAQAKKAQLFDFQKGDSVVFLKRFDKLLKDRENRPFLDVLNHQMGLFYDKQDKQKEALHYYNTSIKKAKADQYLVASNYRNIANMYFRKAKYPIAAKYYDSTLIKLNDKNREFIHITKVRKDLDDVILYEGIATRNDSIIKVFSMSKPERITYFENYITELKKEDEKKRILAEKELQIQKNIENNSKSITDGNAVSAQNTGLPKPRAAALPPSLGGINQNTAIFYFYNPTLVSFGKISFKNNWGNRSSNGNWRMGAATNGQFSATDATVNEIEEDVEEKNKKEIEVIAEYTTDFYLNQLPSDPKVKDSIYKERNVAYYQLGVIYKEKFKEYQLATTKLEQLLRQNPEEKLVLPTLYNLYKIYQITNSGKAAEVKNAILTQFPDSRYAQIISNSKLDSADKNSPENVYDEVYALYDDEKFDEVLEKTDVLINQFAGDEIVSKLEFLRANAIGKLRGLSAYKKAIQYVADNYPNTEEGKQSMVIVSTQIPAMENMNFNTAESNNWKILYKFSKTEDVKLKSIESKVKKFIASENIQKLVYHFENYKEKERFLVIQGAQSEEYAKNVSTLLKDNKEYKIEEPAIVLSNENYKIVQIKKNLEDYLASKKQ, encoded by the coding sequence TTGAAAACCAATATAGTTAATTCTTCAATTTCATTAGGACTCTTCATTATTTTGGGCGCTTGTTCAACAAAAAGAGATAATCTTTTGTCAAGAAACACACATGCTTTAAGTACCAAATATAATATTTTGTACAATGGAGGAATTGGCCTTGAGAAAGGTGTCGCTGGTATTGAAGGGAATGATAAGGACAATTTCTGGAAGCGTTTGCCAATTGAAAAAATGCTGTTCAATGAAGAATTAGAGGGTGTGAAAAAACCAATAAATGCTGATTTTGAATTGGCGGAGAAGAAGGCTACCAAAGCTATTCAGAAACATTCTATGAATATTGATGGCACAGAACGAAACTTTCAAACGGATGAAGCCTATTTGTTATTAGGGAAATCTAGATATTACGATCAACGTTTTATCCCTGCATTGGATGCATTCAACTATATTTTGTATAAATACCCAGGGAGCAGTACTATTTACGAAGCTAAAATATGGCGCGAAAAAACCAATATGCGCTTGGGTAATGACGCCTTGGTTGTTAATAATATCAAACGCCTTTTGGGTAATAGAAAACTAAAAAAACAAATTTTATCAGATGCCAATGCACTTTTGTCTGAAGCTTATTTGAATTTAGAAGAAAAAGATAGCGCTGTGGCTAAATTAGTTTTGGCTGAAAAATTCACGACCAATAATCAACAAAGAGCGCGCTATCATTTTATTTTAGGACAATTGTACGAGGAACTAAGTAGTCCTGAAAAGGCAATTGAAAGTTACGAGTCTGTAATTACAATGAATCGCAAAGCAGAGAGAAAATATGTAATTCATGCCCAAGCTAAAAAAGCACAATTATTTGATTTTCAAAAAGGAGATAGTGTTGTTTTCTTAAAAAGATTTGATAAACTATTAAAAGACAGAGAAAATCGTCCGTTTTTAGATGTGTTAAATCATCAAATGGGCCTTTTTTATGATAAGCAAGACAAACAAAAAGAAGCTTTACATTATTACAATACGTCGATAAAAAAAGCCAAAGCTGATCAATATTTGGTTGCATCTAATTATAGAAATATTGCCAACATGTATTTTCGAAAAGCAAAATATCCAATTGCTGCCAAATATTACGATAGTACTTTAATTAAATTGAATGATAAAAACAGAGAGTTCATTCATATTACCAAAGTTCGAAAAGATTTAGATGATGTAATTCTTTATGAAGGAATTGCAACAAGAAATGATAGTATTATCAAAGTTTTTTCGATGTCGAAACCTGAGAGAATCACTTATTTTGAAAATTATATTACCGAGTTAAAAAAAGAAGATGAGAAAAAAAGAATCTTAGCTGAAAAGGAATTACAGATTCAAAAAAACATCGAAAATAATAGCAAATCAATTACAGACGGTAATGCAGTTTCTGCCCAAAATACAGGGTTGCCAAAACCAAGAGCAGCAGCTTTACCACCTTCACTTGGTGGAATTAATCAAAACACGGCTATTTTTTATTTTTATAATCCAACCTTAGTTTCTTTTGGGAAAATAAGTTTTAAAAACAATTGGGGTAACCGTTCTTCAAATGGAAACTGGCGTATGGGAGCCGCTACTAATGGACAATTTTCTGCGACTGATGCTACCGTGAATGAAATCGAAGAGGACGTTGAAGAGAAAAACAAAAAAGAAATAGAAGTAATTGCGGAATACACTACGGATTTTTATTTGAATCAACTGCCTTCTGATCCAAAAGTAAAAGATAGTATTTATAAAGAACGCAATGTTGCCTATTATCAATTAGGAGTTATTTATAAAGAAAAATTCAAAGAATATCAGCTTGCAACAACAAAACTGGAACAATTATTACGTCAGAATCCAGAAGAAAAGTTGGTTTTGCCTACTTTGTATAATTTGTACAAAATCTATCAAATTACGAATAGCGGAAAAGCAGCAGAGGTTAAAAATGCGATTTTGACTCAGTTTCCAGATTCTAGATATGCACAAATTATTAGTAATTCAAAATTAGATAGCGCTGATAAGAATTCACCTGAAAATGTTTATGACGAAGTATATGCTTTGTACGATGACGAGAAGTTTGACGAGGTACTTGAAAAAACAGATGTCTTAATCAATCAATTTGCAGGTGACGAAATTGTATCCAAATTAGAGTTTTTGAGGGCTAATGCTATTGGGAAATTAAGAGGGTTATCGGCTTATAAAAAAGCGATACAGTATGTGGCGGATAATTATCCAAATACTGAAGAAGGTAAGCAATCGATGGTAATTGTTAGTACTCAAATTCCTGCTATGGAGAATATGAATTTTAATACAGCCGAATCTAATAACTGGAAAATTTTGTATAAATTTTCTAAAACGGAGGACGTTAAGTTAAAATCAATTGAAAGCAAAGTGAAGAAATTTATAGCTAGTGAAAACATTCAAAAATTAGTATATCATTTTGAAAATTATAAAGAAAAAGAACGCTTTTTAGTCATTCAAGGAGCACAATCTGAAGAATATGCTAAGAATGTGAGTACCCTTTTAAAAGATAATAAAGAATATAAAATTGAAGAACCTGCCATTGTATTGTCTAATGAAAACTATAAAATAGTTCAAATTAAAAAGAATTTGGAAGATTATTTAGCTTCAAAAAAACAATAA
- the dprA gene encoding DNA-processing protein DprA, translating to MTEQELFYLLALQRIEGVGDIMAKKLLMQCGTAEEVFKTKSQQLASIDGVGSLLLKNIKDKSVFDKATKELQFIQSNNIKTHYFQEDNYPERLKHCFDGPVLLFSSGNIDWKTRKMISIVGTRQITSYGAEFCRKLIEDLAPLNPVIVSGFAYGVDIVAHQLAMENDLQTIGVVAHGLNQIYPKPHKKYVAKMEENGGFMTEFWSTTNPDKENFVRRNRIVAGMTEATIVIESADRGGSLITANMANDYNRDVFAVPGRVTDKYSQGCNNLIKTQKAHVLTSAADLIYILNWDIQAATKSVQKQLFVELEADEQKVYDYLLKTGKELMDIIALQCDFPIYRISGLLLNMELKGVIRPLPGKLFEAI from the coding sequence ATGACAGAACAAGAATTATTTTATCTTTTAGCCCTACAAAGAATAGAGGGAGTTGGCGATATTATGGCCAAAAAACTACTTATGCAATGCGGAACCGCCGAAGAAGTTTTTAAAACCAAGTCACAACAACTCGCTTCCATTGATGGAGTAGGGAGTCTGTTGCTCAAAAACATCAAGGACAAATCCGTTTTTGATAAAGCAACTAAAGAACTTCAATTTATTCAATCGAATAATATTAAAACCCATTATTTTCAAGAGGATAATTATCCGGAACGACTGAAACATTGTTTTGATGGGCCGGTTTTATTGTTTAGTTCCGGAAATATAGATTGGAAAACCCGAAAGATGATTAGCATTGTGGGTACGCGTCAAATTACGTCCTATGGAGCTGAATTTTGTAGAAAGTTAATCGAAGATTTGGCGCCCTTGAATCCGGTTATCGTGAGTGGTTTTGCTTATGGAGTGGATATTGTAGCACATCAATTGGCGATGGAAAATGATTTGCAAACGATAGGAGTGGTTGCGCATGGACTGAACCAAATTTACCCAAAACCGCATAAAAAATATGTGGCAAAAATGGAAGAAAATGGTGGTTTTATGACGGAGTTTTGGAGTACAACCAATCCTGATAAAGAAAATTTTGTGCGTCGCAACCGCATTGTAGCCGGAATGACTGAGGCAACAATAGTAATAGAATCTGCGGATAGAGGCGGATCGTTGATTACGGCAAATATGGCCAATGATTACAATCGAGATGTTTTTGCTGTTCCAGGTCGCGTGACTGACAAATACAGTCAAGGATGTAATAATTTGATTAAAACCCAAAAAGCCCATGTGCTTACTTCGGCTGCCGATTTAATATATATACTGAATTGGGATATTCAAGCAGCAACAAAATCTGTTCAAAAACAACTTTTTGTAGAATTAGAGGCAGACGAACAAAAAGTGTATGATTATTTGCTCAAAACAGGCAAGGAATTGATGGATATTATCGCGCTGCAATGTGATTTTCCGATTTATCGAATCTCGGGTTTATTGCTTAATATGGAACTCAAAGGAGTTATTCGACCTTTACCAGGAAAATTATTTGAAGCGATTTAA
- a CDS encoding aldehyde dehydrogenase: MEIKNIYTQQLEFFNSNQTKEVSFRIEQLQKIKSVLKAHEDQMYTAIYEDFGKSKFDTYSAEFSLLYHEINIFIKNIKSWSKRKRVATGMANFPAKSYIIPEPLGVTLVIGAWNYPYQLSLLPAITAIAAGNTVMIKPSELPSRTAAVMAKIINENFPAHFLHVVEGGVETTTELLNHRFDKIFFTGSIPVGRIIYQAAAKLLTPVTLELGGKSPTFVLADADLKMTAKRIVWAKFFNAGQTCVAPDYILVEKKIEAEFLKMLAATITEFYDLKNGLTENYVQIVNDKNFDRLVKLIDCDKLYFGGETDAAKRLIHPTILQNVSFDDPVMEDEIFGPILPVLSFTDVDHAIAAVKQRPKPLSCYIYGKDRTLIDKILNEVSFGGGAVNDSIMHLSNSNMPFGGVGFSGMGSYHGKFGFDTFSHYKSILDKPTWLEPNIKYAPYSDFKLKIIRWMLG, from the coding sequence ATGGAAATCAAAAATATATATACCCAACAACTTGAGTTTTTCAATTCGAACCAAACCAAAGAAGTCAGCTTTCGAATTGAGCAATTGCAAAAAATAAAATCTGTCCTCAAAGCGCACGAAGACCAAATGTACACCGCCATCTACGAGGACTTTGGGAAATCAAAATTTGATACCTATTCGGCAGAGTTTTCGTTGTTGTACCATGAAATTAACATCTTTATCAAAAACATTAAAAGTTGGAGTAAGCGCAAGCGAGTAGCTACAGGCATGGCAAATTTTCCGGCAAAATCCTATATAATTCCTGAGCCGCTTGGTGTAACCTTGGTGATTGGTGCCTGGAATTATCCGTACCAATTATCGTTACTTCCAGCAATTACGGCCATTGCGGCAGGAAACACCGTTATGATCAAGCCTAGTGAACTCCCATCGCGCACGGCTGCGGTGATGGCAAAAATTATTAACGAAAATTTTCCTGCTCATTTTCTACACGTAGTCGAAGGTGGTGTCGAAACGACTACTGAATTGCTAAACCACCGATTTGATAAAATATTTTTTACGGGTAGTATTCCAGTAGGACGCATTATTTACCAAGCGGCGGCAAAATTGCTTACTCCAGTTACACTTGAGCTAGGAGGGAAGAGTCCGACTTTTGTTCTGGCTGATGCTGATCTAAAAATGACCGCAAAAAGGATCGTTTGGGCCAAGTTTTTTAATGCGGGTCAAACCTGTGTAGCGCCCGATTATATTTTGGTCGAAAAGAAAATCGAAGCTGAATTTTTAAAAATGCTTGCTGCCACGATAACCGAATTCTATGATTTGAAAAACGGTCTGACAGAAAATTATGTGCAGATTGTGAATGACAAAAACTTTGATCGTTTAGTCAAATTAATTGATTGTGATAAATTGTATTTTGGTGGTGAAACGGATGCGGCTAAACGATTGATTCACCCAACCATTCTGCAAAACGTGAGTTTTGATGATCCAGTGATGGAAGACGAAATATTTGGGCCCATTTTGCCGGTACTTTCGTTTACAGATGTTGACCACGCCATTGCGGCTGTAAAACAGCGTCCGAAGCCATTATCCTGCTACATTTATGGGAAAGACCGAACTCTAATTGACAAGATTTTAAACGAAGTTTCGTTTGGCGGTGGTGCCGTAAACGATAGTATCATGCATTTGTCCAACAGCAATATGCCGTTTGGCGGGGTAGGTTTCAGCGGAATGGGTAGTTATCATGGCAAGTTTGGTTTTGATACGTTTTCGCATTACAAAAGTATTTTGGACAAGCCGACTTGGTTGGAACCAAATATCAAATATGCGCCGTATTCTGATTTCAAATTGAAAATTATTAGGTGGATGTTGGGGTAA
- a CDS encoding helix-turn-helix domain-containing protein: MQTITEAAKYTLQFINQTQRSIFLTGKAGTGKTTLLRQIIETTHKNTVVVAPTGIAALNAGGVTIHSMFQLPFGGFIPAFNVASQFNERTKFESKDSLKRHFRMSGTKKAVIQNMELLVIDEVSMLRPDLLDAIDFMMQTVRKKSMPFGGVQVLYIGDLLQLPPVIRDEEWSTLRNYYRGKFFFHSHAVQQSPPLYIELSKIFRQSDDQFIAVLNNLRNNTITAADVQALNQYVQPNFDLKANKGYITLTTHNAKADTMNAQALADLEGSLVNYKPEITDDFPEKMYPLEKELALKIGAQVMFVKNDSSAEKHYFNGKMGIIKTLSTKEVRVHFPEENKTIEVDKYEWQNIRYTVDPLTKEIQEEILGTFVQYPLKLAWAITVHKSQGLTFDKAAVDVSQVFMPGQAYVALSRLRSLEGLILLSPLRMNGISNDEEVMEYAQNKATDEVLKNSLHFETKNFIHNYLINSFDWQELAQEWRTHKYSYNEDPESPAKSAHAVWANKYFMMMDGLYVSAQKFIVQLNNIFRQETVDLLHVSQRIEAAFNYFLPALDELVFEILWKIEEVKRLQKAKTRYEELKVLEDFQSKSVLRLMKAKLLIETVVAGESISKEKLTSSDIKNYLSRKTNAIQNQFKETHVTLIEDEADVDRYAAKQKTDKKGPKKSTVDETFELWQAKNSIAEIAILRKVTTQTIEGHLVKLIQAKKVAITDLLPEDKIKELTEAFQFYQEESLSPLKEKLGNKFSWEELKMFKASLN, from the coding sequence ATGCAAACCATCACCGAAGCCGCAAAATACACCTTGCAATTTATCAACCAAACCCAGCGTTCTATTTTCCTTACAGGAAAAGCGGGTACAGGAAAAACAACACTTTTACGCCAAATCATTGAAACCACCCACAAGAATACGGTGGTCGTTGCACCTACGGGAATTGCAGCCCTCAACGCTGGCGGAGTAACCATTCACTCCATGTTTCAATTGCCTTTTGGTGGGTTTATTCCAGCTTTTAATGTGGCTTCGCAATTCAATGAGCGCACCAAATTTGAGTCAAAAGACAGTTTGAAACGCCATTTTAGAATGAGTGGAACCAAGAAAGCAGTGATTCAAAACATGGAACTGCTTGTCATTGACGAAGTCAGTATGTTGCGTCCCGATTTATTGGATGCCATTGATTTTATGATGCAAACCGTTCGTAAAAAATCCATGCCTTTTGGTGGTGTTCAAGTATTGTATATTGGTGATTTGTTGCAATTGCCGCCGGTGATTCGGGACGAGGAGTGGAGCACTTTGCGTAATTACTATCGTGGAAAATTCTTTTTCCATTCGCATGCCGTGCAACAAAGTCCTCCTTTGTATATTGAATTGTCCAAAATTTTCCGTCAAAGCGACGATCAATTTATTGCGGTGCTTAACAATTTACGAAATAATACCATTACCGCTGCCGATGTTCAGGCGTTGAACCAATACGTACAACCCAATTTTGACCTAAAAGCCAACAAAGGTTATATCACTTTGACCACGCACAATGCAAAAGCCGATACCATGAACGCTCAAGCTTTGGCAGATTTGGAAGGAAGTTTGGTGAATTATAAACCCGAAATCACCGATGATTTTCCAGAGAAAATGTATCCGCTCGAAAAAGAATTGGCACTGAAAATAGGAGCACAGGTTATGTTTGTCAAAAATGATTCGTCTGCCGAGAAACATTACTTCAACGGAAAAATGGGAATTATAAAAACCCTTTCGACCAAAGAAGTTCGAGTGCATTTTCCCGAAGAAAACAAAACCATTGAAGTTGATAAATACGAATGGCAGAACATTCGATACACAGTTGACCCATTGACGAAAGAAATTCAAGAAGAGATTTTGGGGACTTTTGTGCAATATCCGCTCAAATTGGCCTGGGCGATTACGGTGCACAAAAGCCAAGGATTGACATTTGATAAGGCTGCGGTCGATGTTTCGCAAGTTTTTATGCCGGGACAAGCCTATGTAGCATTATCGCGTTTACGTTCGTTAGAAGGGCTAATTTTGCTTTCTCCGTTGCGTATGAACGGCATTTCGAATGATGAAGAAGTCATGGAATACGCCCAAAACAAAGCCACAGACGAGGTTTTGAAGAATTCACTACATTTTGAAACCAAGAATTTCATTCATAACTACCTCATAAACAGTTTTGATTGGCAAGAATTGGCGCAAGAGTGGCGCACCCACAAATACAGCTACAATGAAGATCCCGAATCGCCAGCCAAATCGGCACACGCGGTTTGGGCAAACAAATATTTTATGATGATGGACGGGCTGTATGTTTCGGCTCAGAAATTCATTGTACAGCTCAACAACATTTTCAGACAAGAAACGGTCGATTTACTGCACGTTTCACAACGGATCGAAGCTGCTTTCAATTATTTCCTACCCGCTTTGGACGAATTGGTTTTCGAAATCCTTTGGAAAATCGAAGAAGTAAAACGCTTGCAAAAAGCCAAAACCCGTTACGAAGAACTCAAAGTGCTGGAAGATTTTCAGTCCAAATCGGTATTGCGATTGATGAAAGCGAAGTTGCTAATCGAAACCGTAGTTGCCGGCGAGAGCATCTCCAAAGAGAAACTAACCTCTAGCGACATCAAGAATTATTTGTCTCGAAAAACCAACGCCATCCAAAACCAATTCAAGGAAACCCATGTGACTTTGATTGAAGACGAAGCCGATGTAGATCGTTACGCCGCCAAACAAAAAACCGACAAAAAAGGTCCGAAAAAATCCACTGTAGACGAAACTTTTGAACTCTGGCAAGCCAAAAATTCGATTGCCGAAATCGCTATTTTGAGAAAGGTAACCACCCAAACTATTGAAGGACATTTGGTGAAATTAATTCAAGCCAAAAAAGTCGCCATTACCGACTTACTACCCGAAGATAAAATCAAAGAATTGACCGAGGCATTCCAGTTTTACCAAGAAGAATCCCTTTCGCCACTCAAAGAAAAATTAGGTAATAAATTCAGTTGGGAAGAGTTGAAAATGTTTAAGGCGAGTTTGAATTAG
- a CDS encoding DUF6515 family protein encodes MKNNYKIIAILGVFLLTGITEITAQTKTTKKVVTKQVTKKESIKRVPTSKVVYKTPKSKTVTVRTLPNKTIVKNNGQNYYYSNNKYYTYSQGHYVNIMPKVGFRIQTLAPNYKKVNYQNHIYFQSQGMFYVQIGNEYEVVDPEIGTIVYELPSDYEKVTINGQTYYEYGNILYEKIQDNGTRAYEVVGFIDAN; translated from the coding sequence ATGAAAAATAACTATAAAATAATCGCAATTTTAGGAGTGTTTCTTTTAACTGGAATTACTGAAATAACAGCACAAACTAAAACTACCAAAAAGGTGGTAACGAAACAAGTGACCAAAAAAGAGTCTATCAAACGAGTGCCAACCTCAAAAGTGGTGTACAAAACTCCAAAAAGCAAAACAGTAACCGTACGTACCTTGCCCAACAAAACAATCGTCAAAAACAACGGTCAAAATTACTATTACTCCAACAATAAATACTATACCTATTCACAAGGTCACTATGTAAACATAATGCCCAAAGTAGGATTTAGAATCCAAACATTAGCACCAAATTACAAAAAAGTAAACTATCAAAACCACATTTATTTTCAATCTCAAGGAATGTTTTATGTGCAAATTGGTAACGAATATGAAGTAGTCGACCCAGAAATTGGAACTATCGTTTACGAATTACCAAGTGATTATGAAAAAGTGACCATCAACGGTCAAACCTATTATGAATATGGAAATATTCTTTACGAAAAAATACAAGATAATGGAACTAGAGCCTATGAAGTAGTGGGTTTTATAGATGCCAACTAA
- a CDS encoding IS30 family transposase: MSHLTIEQRYEIATLRSQGFSMSKIGEFVGRDKSVISRELSRNSDQRNNVYKADLAQSKFHFRQRKKAKKIHFTEEIKTLVTSLLKEDFSPEQIVGHCKIKDFKCVSAERIYQFIWDDKKKGGQHYKHLRSKGKRYAKRGALKGSRGIIKDREGIENRPLVVEEKQRIGDLEIDLVIGGNHKGALLTINDRATGVLKMAKIYSKEAREVQGKLIELLMEWKPILHTITSDNGKEFANHKKVSEILEIKYFFANPYCSWERGANENLNGLVRQYFPKKYNFDLITEEEVLRVTNKLNNRPRKRFGFKSPNEIFEQKLKQCA, from the coding sequence ATGTCACATTTAACGATTGAACAAAGATACGAAATTGCTACACTACGTTCGCAAGGATTTTCCATGAGTAAAATTGGAGAGTTTGTAGGTAGAGACAAATCTGTAATTTCAAGAGAACTTTCTAGAAATTCAGACCAAAGAAATAATGTATATAAAGCAGATTTAGCTCAAAGTAAATTCCATTTTCGACAGCGAAAAAAAGCAAAGAAAATACACTTTACTGAAGAGATTAAAACACTTGTAACATCACTATTAAAGGAAGATTTTAGTCCCGAACAAATAGTTGGTCATTGCAAAATAAAAGACTTTAAATGTGTTTCTGCTGAAAGAATTTATCAATTCATTTGGGATGATAAAAAGAAAGGAGGTCAACATTATAAGCACCTTCGCTCAAAAGGTAAGAGATATGCTAAAAGGGGAGCTTTAAAGGGGTCGAGAGGTATTATTAAAGACAGAGAAGGTATCGAAAACAGACCTTTAGTTGTAGAAGAAAAGCAAAGAATAGGTGATCTTGAAATAGATTTGGTTATTGGTGGAAATCACAAAGGAGCTTTATTAACAATAAATGATAGAGCAACAGGCGTGCTAAAAATGGCTAAAATATATAGTAAGGAAGCACGAGAAGTTCAGGGGAAATTAATTGAATTATTAATGGAATGGAAACCTATTTTGCACACTATCACTTCTGATAACGGAAAAGAGTTTGCCAACCACAAAAAAGTGTCAGAAATACTAGAAATTAAATACTTTTTTGCCAACCCATATTGTAGTTGGGAAAGAGGTGCTAATGAAAATTTAAATGGACTAGTAAGGCAATATTTCCCCAAAAAATATAACTTTGATTTAATAACAGAAGAAGAGGTTTTAAGAGTAACAAATAAATTAAACAATAGACCCAGGAAAAGGTTTGGATTTAAAAGTCCAAATGAAATTTTTGAACAAAAACTTAAACAATGTGCATAA
- a CDS encoding SPOR domain-containing protein: MNIEQYIAQLLYRYQCVTVPGFGAFLTEIQSAQWVEASHSFFPPKKLVSFNTNIKTNDGLLANHIASAEKTSYSYAVSAIQHAVLNWKNNLEQNGKLSLKDIGELQLNSENNLVFKPVEQNNYLTSSFGLSSFISPAIKRAIENQIETVEEKEVIVFEPETTNGRSYLKYAAIFVLGLGLTGTLGYPLYQKEMANQKTLVQKSVQKQVETKIQEATFFIKNPLPAVTLSIKENKETKMPYHVMAGAFRDENNANKILKRLLKSGFDAKRIPLNKSNLYPVIYGSYKTFAEAEQVKKEINNRDNPDAWILIETLAL; this comes from the coding sequence ATGAATATCGAACAATACATCGCCCAGCTTTTATACCGTTACCAATGCGTTACCGTACCAGGTTTCGGTGCTTTTTTGACTGAAATTCAATCTGCTCAGTGGGTTGAAGCGAGTCATTCGTTTTTCCCTCCAAAAAAATTGGTTTCTTTTAACACCAACATTAAAACTAATGATGGCCTATTAGCAAATCACATTGCTAGTGCTGAAAAAACCTCTTATAGCTATGCCGTAAGTGCGATACAACATGCGGTTTTGAATTGGAAAAATAATTTGGAACAAAACGGAAAACTTTCGTTGAAAGATATTGGAGAACTTCAATTAAATAGCGAAAATAACCTTGTTTTCAAACCTGTAGAACAAAACAACTATTTGACTAGTTCTTTTGGATTGAGCTCCTTTATTTCTCCTGCTATTAAAAGAGCAATTGAAAACCAAATCGAAACTGTTGAAGAAAAAGAAGTCATCGTATTCGAACCAGAAACTACCAATGGTCGTTCTTATTTGAAATATGCTGCTATATTTGTTCTTGGACTCGGATTAACTGGAACTCTCGGTTATCCGTTGTACCAGAAAGAAATGGCAAACCAAAAAACGCTAGTACAAAAATCGGTTCAGAAACAAGTAGAAACTAAGATTCAAGAAGCTACTTTTTTTATCAAAAACCCATTGCCAGCTGTTACGCTTTCAATCAAAGAAAACAAAGAAACTAAAATGCCCTACCACGTGATGGCAGGTGCTTTTAGAGATGAAAATAATGCCAACAAAATTTTAAAAAGATTACTAAAATCTGGTTTTGATGCCAAAAGAATTCCACTTAACAAAAGCAATTTGTATCCTGTAATTTACGGCAGCTACAAAACGTTTGCAGAAGCAGAACAAGTCAAAAAAGAAATCAACAACAGAGACAATCCAGATGCTTGGATTTTGATTGAAACTTTAGCTTTATAA